The sequence CAAGCATGGCCTCTGGGATGGTAGCAAGGCGCATGCAGCGCGTTCCAGAATCAGGAACGGTGCGCATATCTAATTTGGTCAGCAATTTGCGGTCTGAGGGCACTGACATCATCAATTTCTCGGTGGGAGAACCTGATTTCGATACACCTGACAACATAACCCAAGCTGCAATCAAAGCCCTCCAAGACCATTTCACGCATTACACTCCATCACCGGGGATACCCGAACTGCGCGCGGCGGTAGCGAATAAGTCAAGGAAAGAGAACGGCATCCCCTGCGAAGCGCAGCACGTCATCATCACACCAACCAAGCACGCGCTTTTCATGGCCTTCCTCGCATTAGTGGATGAGGGGGACGAGGTAATTTTACCGGACCCATGTTGGGGGACCTTCGAGGCCTTAGTTCTTTTGGCTGGGGGCACACCAAAGTATGTGAAGGCCTTGCCTGAAAACGACTATAGGATTCTACCAGAAGATGTCGCAGAGGCCATAACGCCTAAAACTCGAATGATTCTCAGCAACTCGCCATCCAATCCCTTGGGCTCGGTCCTGGAGGAGAGCGATGTGAAAGGCATATCTGATTTGGCCAAGGATCACGATCTCCTTCTACTCTCGGATGAAACGTACGAGAAGATAATTTTCGAGGGGAAGCATCACAGTTTCGCCGCTCAACCAGGAATGTTCGAGCGCACTATCACGGTCAACGGATTCTCCAAGACTTATGCCATGACAGGTTGGCGTCTAGGCTGGGTTATAGCTCCTCCAGACATCACCAAGGAGATTAACAAGCTGCAGACGCAATCGGTGACGAACGCCACCTCCTTCGCGCAAGTGGCTGGGGTGGAAGCTCTTT comes from Methanomassiliicoccales archaeon and encodes:
- a CDS encoding pyridoxal phosphate-dependent aminotransferase gives rise to the protein MVARRMQRVPESGTVRISNLVSNLRSEGTDIINFSVGEPDFDTPDNITQAAIKALQDHFTHYTPSPGIPELRAAVANKSRKENGIPCEAQHVIITPTKHALFMAFLALVDEGDEVILPDPCWGTFEALVLLAGGTPKYVKALPENDYRILPEDVAEAITPKTRMILSNSPSNPLGSVLEESDVKGISDLAKDHDLLLLSDETYEKIIFEGKHHSFAAQPGMFERTITVNGFSKTYAMTGWRLGWVIAPPDITKEINKLQTQSVTNATSFAQVAGVEALLGPQNCVKAMVDEFRARRDLVYQLLSEIPQLSCPRPRGAFYMFPKYSLDMNSEELTMYLLQEAHVAVTPGSTFGPSGEGHIRISYAASTQHLIEGMQRIKEALAKV